One segment of Anopheles stephensi strain Indian chromosome 3, UCI_ANSTEP_V1.0, whole genome shotgun sequence DNA contains the following:
- the LOC118510117 gene encoding ninjurin-2-like, producing MSELVSYRAGILAGKVEDPAGEDSNAEDNDFSSILESEPGEQNYPCPRPNAGYTSLMVYQESKPYPPKEIHAQETIQIQRQDSDSADQKEPSNKQLNAELSSFVQKKSFAQNMMDIALLSANTNQLRYVIDLGDKHPYYMTSLLLIIVSLVMQIVVGLSMVYLNRYNMKNKREMKAASHMNNLSVAGVFLVTLVNVFISTFNGAGVGPIASTDHLTVPQNATNQTMEHTPYTEHHSP from the exons ATGTCCGAATTAGTGAGCTATCGTGCAGGTATCCTGGCGGGAAAGGTAGAAGATCCTGCGGGTGAGGATTCGAATGCCGAAGATAACGATTTCAGCAGTATACTGGAGTCGGAACCTGGTGAACAAAACTATCCCTGCCCGAGACCGAATGCCGGTTACACGAGCTTAATGGTGTATCAAGAGAGT AAACCATATCCTCCAAAGGAGATACATGCACAAGAAACTATACAAATTCAAAGACAGGACAGTG ATTCAGCAGACCAAAAAGAACCGTCCAACAAGCAG CTTAACGCAGAGCTGAGCAGCTTCGTGCAGAAGAAATCTTTTGCCCAAAACATGATGGACATTGCACTGCTGTCCGCGAACACCAATCAGCTACGATACGTGATCGATCTGGGGGACAAGCATCCGTACTACATGACCAGCTTGCTACTGATCATAGTTAGTTTGGTGATGCAAATTGTAGTCGGATTGTCTATGGTTTATTTAAACAG GTACAACATGAagaataagagagaaatgaaagcgGCCTCACACATGAACAACCTGTCGGTGGCGGGTGTGTTCCTGGTGACGCTCGTGAACGTGTTCATTTCCACCTTCAACGGTGCTGGAGTTGGACCGATCGCTTCGACAGATCATCTCACTGTGCCACAAAATGCAACTAACCAAACCATGGAGCATACTCCATACACGGAACATCACAGTCCGTAG
- the LOC118514713 gene encoding uncharacterized protein LOC118514713: MLLKAVVVCASIILVVGGAKVPRLVLDDTYVNRVVGGEVAKNGSAPYQVSLQVAGWGHNCGGSLLNDRWVLTAAHCLVGTDPSDLLVLVGTNSLKEGGELLKVDKLLYHSRYNRPQFHNDVGLVRLEQPVKFSDTVKSIEYSEKEVPANVTVRLTGWGNTGDWTTPTLLQSLNVVTLSNEDCNKKGGDPNYADVGHLCTLTQTGEGACNGDSGGPLVYDGKLVGVVNFGVPCARGYPDGFARVSYYHDWVRTTMANNSSGFTFHSVNTHQSMSELVSYRAGILAGKVEDPAGEDSNAEDNDFSSILESEPGEQNYPCPRPNAGYTSLMVYQESKPYPPKEIHAQETIQIQRQDSDSADQKEPSNKQLNAELSSFVQKKSFAQNMMDIALLSANTNQLRYVIDLGDKHPYYMTSLLLIIVSLVMQIVVGLSMVYLNRYNMKNKREMKAASHMNNLSVAGVFLVTLVNVFISTFNGAGVGPIASTDHLTVPQNATNQTMEHTPYTEHHISASIMLSKAIFTFASLILVASAGKVQRLVLDDSYVNRVVGGEVAKNGSAPYQVSLQLNGWGHNCGGSLLNDRWVLTAAHCLVGYDPSNMEILAGTNSLKEGGELLKADKFFLHNYTAPEFNNDIALMRLEKPVHFSELVQSIEYSAEVVPVNVTVRLTGWGRIDANGPVPMLLQSLNVVTLSNDDCKAKSLYPEHVDVGHLCTMSKTGEGACNGDSGGPLVYEGKLVGVVNFGVPCALGYPDGFARVSYYHDWIRTTMANNS, translated from the exons ATGCTACTCaaggctgttgttgtttgtgcgtCCATTATCCTGGTGGTTGGTGGAGCGAAAGTGCCTCGGCTAGTCCTAGACGACACGTACGTCAACCGAGTCGTCGGTGGAGAAGTGGCAAAGAACGGGTCGGCACCGTACCAGGTGTCGCTTCAGGTAGCCGGCTGGGGTCATAACTGTGGAGGATCGCTGCTGAACGATCGTTGGGTCCTAACGGCCGCTCACTGTCTCGTTGG AACCGATCCCAGCGATCTTTTGGTGCTTGTCGGTACCAACAGTCTCAAGGAGGGAGGCGAACTGTTGAAAGTAGACAAGCTGCTGTACCACAGTCGCTACAACCGTCCTCAGTTCCACAACGATGTCGGGCTGGTGCGGCTAGAACAACCGGTAAAGTTCTCGGACACCGTCAAAAGCATCGAATACTCAGAGAAGGAAGTTCCGGCTAATGTGACCGTACGATTGACGGGCTGGGGTAATACTGGCGATTGGACCACACCAACCCTACTGCAAAGCCTGAACGTTGTTACGCTGTCAAACGAGGACTGCAACAAGAAGGGTGGCGATCCGAACTATGCCGATGTTGGACATCTTTGTACTCTGACTCAAACGGGCGAAGGAGCATGCAAT GGTGACTCCGGTGGTCCGCTGGTGTACGACGGAAAGCTGGTAGGGGTGGTGAACTTCGGTGTTCCTTGCGCCCGCGGTTATCCGGATGGGTTCGCCCGGGTATCGTACTATCATGACTGGGTTCGCACTACTATGGCCAACAATTCT TCGGGTTTTACTTTCCACTCAGTGAACACGCACCAAAGTATGTCCGAATTAGTGAGCTATCGTGCAGGTATCCTGGCGGGAAAGGTAGAAGATCCTGCGGGTGAGGATTCGAATGCCGAAGATAACGATTTCAGCAGTATACTGGAGTCGGAACCTGGTGAACAAAACTATCCCTGCCCGAGACCGAATGCCGGTTACACGAGCTTAATGGTGTATCAAGAGAGT AAACCATATCCTCCAAAGGAGATACATGCACAAGAAACTATACAAATTCAAAGACAGGACAGTG ATTCAGCAGACCAAAAAGAACCGTCCAACAAGCAG CTTAACGCAGAGCTGAGCAGCTTCGTGCAGAAGAAATCTTTTGCCCAAAACATGATGGACATTGCACTGCTGTCCGCGAACACCAATCAGCTACGATACGTGATCGATCTGGGGGACAAGCATCCGTACTACATGACCAGCTTGCTACTGATCATAGTTAGTTTGGTGATGCAAATTGTAGTCGGATTGTCTATGGTTTATTTAAACAG GTACAACATGAagaataagagagaaatgaaagcgGCCTCACACATGAACAACCTGTCGGTGGCGGGTGTGTTCCTGGTGACGCTCGTGAACGTGTTCATTTCCACCTTCAACGGTGCTGGAGTTGGACCGATCGCTTCGACAGATCATCTCACTGTGCCACAAAATGCAACTAACCAAACCATGGAGCATACTCCATACACGGAACATCACA TATCAGCAAGCATCATGCTATCAAAAGCTATTTTCACCTTTGCATCCCTTATCCTGGTGGCTAGTGCAGGTAAAGTGCAACGATTAGTGCTGGACGACTCGTACGTCAACCGAGTCGTCGGTGGAGAAGTGGCGAAGAACGGATCGGCACCGTACCAGGTATCGTTGCAGTTAAACGGCTGGGGTCACAATTGTGGTGGATCGCTGCTGAACGATCGTTGGGTCCTAACGGCCGCTCACTGTCTCGTTGG TTACGACCCGAGCAATATGGAAATCCTGGCCGGCACTAATAGCCTGAAGGAGGGAGGCGAGCTACTGAAAGCGGACAAGTTTTTCCTACACAACTACACCGCTCCTGAATTCAATAACGACATTGCGCTGATGCGATTGGAAAAACCGGTCCATTTTTCGGAACTTGTGCAAAGTATCGAATATTCGGCGGAGGTAGTGCCAGTCAATGTGACCGTACGATTGACGGGTTGGGGTCGCATTGATGCCAACGGACCTGTGCCTATGCTGCTGCAAAGTCTGAACGTCGTCACCCTGTCTAATGACGACTGCAAAGCAAAGAGTCTTTACCCGGAGCATGTCGATGTTGGACACCTTTGCACCATGAGTAAAACAGGCGAAGGAGCGTGCAAC GGTGACTCCGGTGGTCCGCTGGTGTACGAGGGAAAGCTGGTGGGCGTAGTGAACTTCGGAGTTCCGTGTGCCCTCGGATATCCGGATGGGTTCGCACGGGTATCGTACTATCATGACTGGATCCGTACTACTATGGCCAACAATTCTTAA